A single region of the Halorubrum depositum genome encodes:
- the ndk gene encoding nucleoside-diphosphate kinase yields MSHHDERTFVMVKPDGVQRGLIGEIVSRFEERGLKLVGGKFMRIDEELAHDHYGEHEGKPFFDGLVEFITSGPVFAMVWEGADATRQVRAMVGETDPAESAPGTIRGDFGLDLGHNVIHASDHEDEGANEREIDLFFDEDELVDYGLDTAAWVYEDEQH; encoded by the coding sequence ATGAGCCACCACGACGAGCGCACCTTCGTGATGGTGAAGCCCGACGGCGTCCAGCGCGGCCTCATCGGCGAGATCGTCTCCCGCTTCGAGGAGCGCGGCCTGAAGCTCGTCGGCGGCAAGTTCATGCGGATCGACGAGGAGCTCGCCCACGACCACTACGGTGAACACGAGGGCAAGCCGTTCTTCGACGGCCTCGTCGAGTTCATCACCTCCGGCCCCGTCTTCGCGATGGTGTGGGAGGGCGCCGACGCGACCCGGCAGGTCCGCGCGATGGTCGGCGAGACCGACCCCGCCGAGTCCGCCCCGGGCACGATCCGCGGCGACTTCGGCTTAGACCTCGGCCACAACGTGATCCACGCGTCGGACCACGAGGACGAGGGCGCCAACGAGCGCGAGATCGACCTCTTCTTCGACGAGGACGAGCTCGTCGACTACGGCCTCGACACCGCCGCGTGGGTGTACGAGGACGAGCAGCACTGA
- a CDS encoding tetrahydrofolate dehydrogenase/cyclohydrolase catalytic domain-containing protein, with amino-acid sequence MTENTDGDAVDGDEAAGDADATTIIDGEAVAADVRADVTAHVETLEDAGVTPGLATVLMSDDPASETYVSMKQRDCEEVGIESVHVEIDADAPAEELYDTIDDLNERDDVHGILVQLPVPDHVDKRSVLRRIAPEKDVDGFHPENVGRLVAGDARFKPCTPHGVQKLLAAYDVETEGADAVVVGRSDIVGKPMANLLIQKSPTGNATTTVCHSRTEDLEGKLADADIVIAAAGIPEFVDGSMLKPGATVIDVGINRIDAETEKGYELVGDVDYESAREVAGAITPVPGGVGPMTRAMLLYNTVKAAGLQHDVAIDLD; translated from the coding sequence ATGACCGAGAACACGGACGGCGACGCGGTCGACGGCGACGAGGCCGCCGGCGACGCGGACGCGACGACGATCATCGACGGCGAGGCCGTCGCGGCCGACGTGCGCGCGGACGTGACCGCGCACGTCGAGACGCTGGAAGACGCCGGCGTGACGCCCGGGCTCGCCACCGTCCTGATGAGCGACGACCCCGCGAGCGAGACGTACGTCTCGATGAAGCAGCGCGACTGCGAGGAGGTCGGCATCGAGAGCGTCCACGTCGAGATCGACGCCGACGCGCCCGCCGAGGAGCTGTACGACACGATCGACGACCTCAACGAGCGCGACGACGTCCACGGCATCCTGGTCCAGCTACCCGTTCCCGACCACGTCGACAAACGGAGCGTCCTCCGGCGGATCGCCCCCGAGAAGGACGTGGACGGCTTCCACCCGGAGAACGTCGGGCGGCTCGTCGCCGGCGACGCCCGGTTCAAGCCCTGCACCCCCCACGGCGTGCAGAAGCTGCTGGCGGCGTACGACGTGGAGACCGAGGGCGCCGACGCGGTCGTCGTCGGCCGGTCCGACATCGTCGGGAAGCCGATGGCGAACCTCCTGATCCAGAAGTCGCCGACCGGCAACGCGACCACGACGGTGTGTCACTCCCGGACCGAGGACTTGGAGGGGAAGCTCGCGGACGCCGACATCGTGATCGCCGCCGCCGGCATCCCGGAGTTCGTCGACGGCTCGATGCTCAAGCCGGGCGCGACCGTGATCGACGTGGGGATCAACCGGATCGACGCCGAGACGGAGAAGGGGTACGAGCTCGTCGGCGACGTCGACTACGAGTCGGCGAGGGAGGTGGCGGGCGCGATCACCCCGGTCCCCGGCGGCGTCGGGCCGATGACGCGCGCGATGTTGCTTTACAACACGGTGAAGGCGGCCGGACTGCAGCACGACGTCGCGATCGACCTGGACTGA
- a CDS encoding 50S ribosomal protein L24e, translated as MVETRTCDYTGEEIEPGTGTMYVKKDGQILHFVDSKAEKNYFLGREARDLEWTEEGRDHGGE; from the coding sequence ATGGTTGAGACACGCACCTGCGACTACACCGGCGAGGAGATCGAGCCCGGCACGGGCACGATGTACGTCAAGAAGGACGGACAGATCCTCCACTTCGTCGACTCGAAGGCGGAGAAGAACTACTTCCTCGGCCGCGAGGCGCGCGACCTCGAGTGGACCGAGGAAGGGCGCGACCACGGTGGCGAGTAG
- a CDS encoding outer membrane protein assembly factor BamB family protein, which translates to MDRRVLFASLILLAGGATGVGVALFAFVGIDDAAVESEVVWETEPVAGDDGSGAVVATMDGDSLVLQSTVEDGERAVRATAVGGDVEWRTPLSAVGPPGATGGDAADGGASDGDPPDVSDLASGTLDGDPVVAFTTESGSLVVLDAADGATRFTVDLGDPGGLRPAIGDLTGDGRAEVAAATADGRVVAVDGAGDTVFETTLDASVDRRPLIADFEAEDGGEAARGVAIATVGDEGATVRLLDANGDPRWTATPAVTPLTWTAADTPDGPVLALGGTNGNLQTIALADGSGRFEVGLQDLPIAVGDASPGRIHVGGAGSVWAVDLRDGDIAWKQQYGGDTRVNAPGVADVAGTGEPGPVAMNRGGEVLAMNANGEVIAQGNVGAAVVYAGPLFADVTGDGTDEVLVVTEDGRIVAFDD; encoded by the coding sequence ATGGACCGTCGCGTTCTGTTCGCGAGCCTGATCCTCCTCGCCGGCGGCGCGACCGGCGTCGGGGTCGCCCTGTTCGCGTTCGTCGGCATCGACGACGCCGCGGTGGAGTCGGAGGTCGTGTGGGAGACGGAGCCCGTCGCCGGCGACGACGGGAGCGGCGCGGTCGTCGCCACCATGGACGGCGACTCGCTGGTCCTCCAGTCGACGGTCGAGGACGGCGAGCGGGCCGTCCGCGCGACCGCCGTCGGCGGAGACGTCGAGTGGCGAACGCCCCTCTCCGCCGTCGGGCCTCCCGGCGCGACCGGCGGGGACGCGGCCGACGGCGGTGCGTCCGACGGCGACCCGCCCGACGTGAGCGATCTCGCCTCTGGGACGCTCGACGGCGACCCCGTCGTCGCGTTCACGACGGAGTCCGGGTCGCTCGTCGTCCTCGACGCGGCGGACGGCGCGACACGGTTCACCGTCGACCTCGGCGACCCGGGCGGGCTGCGCCCGGCGATCGGCGATCTCACCGGCGACGGGCGGGCCGAAGTCGCCGCGGCCACGGCCGACGGTCGCGTCGTCGCCGTCGACGGAGCGGGGGACACCGTGTTCGAGACGACCCTCGACGCGTCGGTCGACCGGCGGCCGCTGATCGCCGACTTCGAGGCAGAGGACGGAGGCGAGGCGGCCCGAGGCGTGGCGATCGCGACCGTCGGAGACGAAGGAGCGACCGTCCGCCTGCTCGACGCGAACGGCGACCCGCGGTGGACCGCGACGCCGGCCGTCACGCCGCTGACGTGGACCGCGGCGGACACGCCCGACGGACCGGTGCTCGCGCTCGGCGGCACGAACGGCAACCTCCAGACGATAGCGCTCGCCGACGGCTCCGGCCGGTTCGAGGTCGGGCTCCAGGACCTCCCGATCGCCGTCGGCGACGCCTCCCCCGGCCGGATCCACGTCGGCGGGGCGGGAAGCGTCTGGGCGGTCGACCTCCGCGACGGCGACATCGCCTGGAAACAGCAGTACGGCGGGGACACTCGCGTGAACGCCCCGGGCGTCGCCGACGTCGCCGGGACCGGCGAGCCCGGCCCGGTCGCGATGAACCGCGGGGGCGAGGTGCTCGCGATGAACGCCAACGGCGAGGTGATCGCCCAGGGGAACGTCGGCGCCGCGGTGGTGTACGCGGGGCCGCTGTTCGCCGACGTGACCGGCGACGGGACCGACGAGGTGCTCGTCGTCACCGAGGACGGCCGCATCGTTGCGTTCGACGACTGA
- a CDS encoding bifunctional metallophosphatase/5'-nucleotidase, which translates to MVRLVHYSDIENVFDAPERAARLAGRIRALSGPDAAVVATGDTTAPGVLSLVASGRQVVDFYAATDTVLDTFGNHEFDYGPDALRGLVADAPATFVSANVRDEAGEPFGREAGVVPWATREVDGAAVGFVGVTDPATDSLNPMAAELSFDDPVAAARDALAEMRTAVAERGSGEGAAALDHAVVLSHLGAGDDELARELDVDAILGGHVHSRRNEVVAGTRIVRPGVNGEAVAEVDLGPSVPDATLHEPDGADPAPGLEAALAERMAAADLDETVDVVENPIERTGDVVHGGECRVGNFVADAFRWAHDADVGLSNAGGLRQGDPWAGEVTKADLISLIPFEEPVTLASVTGAELLEILREMAAPDVDFGEDDWWHGHVSNARVVWDADAELIMEAAVGGEPIDPEARYTVAVSEYLLHSEHEYPTLGQRHRIDEADIQYEVLAAYAREHGIDPEIEGRIEIRNRAAGDDD; encoded by the coding sequence ATGGTCCGTCTCGTTCACTACTCCGACATCGAGAACGTCTTCGACGCCCCCGAGCGGGCGGCCCGCCTCGCCGGCCGGATCCGGGCGCTCTCGGGCCCCGACGCCGCGGTCGTCGCCACCGGCGACACGACCGCGCCGGGCGTCCTCTCGCTGGTCGCGAGCGGGCGGCAGGTCGTCGACTTCTACGCGGCCACCGACACCGTCCTCGACACGTTCGGCAACCACGAGTTCGACTACGGGCCCGACGCGCTCCGCGGGCTCGTCGCCGACGCCCCGGCGACGTTCGTCTCCGCGAACGTCCGCGACGAGGCGGGCGAGCCTTTCGGCCGCGAGGCGGGCGTCGTCCCGTGGGCGACCCGCGAGGTCGACGGGGCCGCGGTCGGGTTCGTCGGCGTCACCGACCCCGCCACCGACTCGCTGAATCCGATGGCCGCCGAGCTCTCGTTCGACGACCCGGTCGCCGCCGCGCGCGACGCGCTCGCCGAGATGCGGACCGCGGTCGCCGAGCGCGGGAGCGGGGAGGGCGCGGCCGCGCTCGATCACGCCGTGGTCCTCTCCCATCTCGGCGCCGGCGACGACGAGCTCGCCCGGGAGCTCGACGTCGACGCGATCCTCGGCGGCCACGTCCACAGCCGACGCAACGAGGTCGTCGCGGGCACCCGGATCGTCCGCCCCGGCGTCAACGGCGAGGCGGTCGCCGAGGTCGACCTGGGGCCGTCCGTCCCGGACGCGACCCTCCACGAGCCCGACGGCGCCGACCCCGCGCCCGGGCTCGAAGCCGCCCTCGCGGAGCGGATGGCCGCGGCCGACCTCGACGAGACCGTCGACGTCGTCGAAAACCCCATCGAGCGCACGGGCGACGTGGTCCACGGCGGCGAGTGCCGCGTCGGCAACTTCGTCGCGGACGCGTTCCGGTGGGCCCACGACGCCGACGTGGGGCTCTCGAACGCCGGCGGGCTCCGACAGGGCGACCCGTGGGCGGGCGAGGTGACGAAGGCCGACCTGATCAGCCTGATCCCGTTCGAGGAGCCCGTGACGCTCGCGTCGGTCACGGGCGCGGAGCTCCTCGAGATACTCCGCGAGATGGCCGCCCCCGACGTCGACTTCGGCGAGGACGACTGGTGGCACGGACACGTCTCGAACGCCCGCGTCGTCTGGGACGCCGACGCGGAGCTGATTATGGAGGCGGCCGTCGGCGGCGAGCCGATCGACCCGGAGGCGCGCTACACCGTCGCGGTCTCGGAGTACCTCCTCCACTCCGAGCACGAGTACCCGACGCTCGGGCAGCGGCACCGGATCGACGAGGCCGACATCCAGTACGAGGTGCTCGCCGCCTACGCCCGCGAGCACGGGATCGACCCCGAGATAGAAGGGCGGATCGAGATCCGGAACCGCGCCGCCGGCGACGACGACTGA
- a CDS encoding 30S ribosomal protein S28e, with translation MSAEEGTGDSTTAEVIEVVGKTGMHGEAMQVKCRIQEGSNQGRIITRNVLGPVRMGDVLQLRETQRDADSIGGR, from the coding sequence ATGAGCGCAGAAGAGGGCACCGGCGACTCGACCACCGCCGAGGTGATCGAGGTCGTCGGCAAGACCGGGATGCACGGCGAGGCCATGCAGGTCAAATGCCGCATCCAGGAGGGATCGAACCAGGGCCGGATCATCACCCGGAACGTCCTGGGCCCCGTCCGCATGGGCGACGTGCTCCAGCTCCGGGAGACCCAGCGCGACGCCGACTCGATCGGAGGGCGATAA
- a CDS encoding HAD family hydrolase, giving the protein MYDAVVLDKDGVLVGRTSFDTLREAAWDAFVSLGVEDPDLAHVDDVAVGVDPATLTDICERYGMEPAKFWRVRDETASAAQIDAARKGRKTPYEDVDALRFLDVPLGVVSSNQQATVDAVLDHFGLAGRFEVAYGREPSIASLSRKKPSPYYLERALEDLGAETALFVGDNESDVRAADNAGIDSAFVRRPHRRSAELSCQPTYEIDDLHDLVSICGRAPVRSDAETDESA; this is encoded by the coding sequence GTGTACGACGCCGTCGTCCTCGACAAGGACGGGGTGCTCGTCGGACGGACCTCGTTCGACACGCTCCGGGAGGCCGCCTGGGACGCGTTCGTGAGCCTCGGCGTCGAGGACCCCGACCTGGCCCACGTCGACGACGTCGCCGTCGGCGTCGACCCCGCGACGCTGACCGACATCTGCGAGCGGTACGGGATGGAGCCGGCGAAGTTCTGGCGCGTCCGCGACGAGACGGCCTCGGCCGCCCAGATCGACGCCGCCCGGAAGGGGCGGAAGACGCCGTACGAGGACGTCGACGCGCTCCGCTTCCTCGACGTCCCGCTCGGCGTGGTCTCCTCGAACCAGCAGGCGACCGTCGACGCCGTCCTCGACCACTTCGGCCTCGCCGGGCGGTTCGAGGTCGCCTACGGGCGCGAGCCGTCGATCGCCAGCCTCTCGCGCAAGAAGCCCTCGCCGTACTACCTGGAACGCGCCCTGGAGGACCTCGGCGCCGAGACGGCGCTGTTCGTCGGCGACAACGAGTCGGACGTGCGCGCCGCCGACAACGCCGGCATCGACTCCGCGTTCGTCCGGCGTCCGCACCGCCGCTCCGCGGAGCTCTCCTGCCAGCCGACGTACGAGATCGACGACCTCCACGATCTCGTGAGCATCTGCGGGCGGGCGCCCGTGCGCTCCGACGCGGAGACCGACGAATCGGCCTGA
- the rpl7ae gene encoding 50S ribosomal protein L7Ae, whose product MPVYVDYETPADLAERSLEALEVARDTGTVKKGTNETTKAVERGNADLVIVAEDVSPEEIVMHLPELADEKGIPVVFVDTQDEVGHAAGLEVGSAAAAVVDAGDAEDDVEDIGEKVAELR is encoded by the coding sequence ATGCCCGTTTACGTAGACTACGAAACCCCAGCCGACCTCGCCGAGCGATCGCTCGAGGCGCTCGAGGTCGCTCGAGACACAGGTACCGTGAAGAAAGGAACCAACGAGACCACCAAGGCCGTCGAGCGCGGCAACGCCGACCTCGTCATCGTCGCGGAGGACGTCTCCCCCGAGGAGATCGTCATGCACCTCCCCGAGCTCGCCGACGAGAAGGGGATCCCGGTCGTCTTCGTCGACACGCAGGACGAAGTCGGTCACGCCGCGGGCCTCGAGGTCGGCTCGGCCGCCGCCGCCGTCGTGGACGCCGGCGACGCCGAGGACGACGTCGAGGACATCGGCGAGAAGGTCGCGGAGCTCCGATAA
- a CDS encoding aldo/keto reductase codes for MDLPPVGLGTMGIDDPDPVATALSVGYRHLDTARIYGNEGVVGEGLAAGLADGDLDREDVTVATKLWIDDLAADEVGPAARESADRLGVEALDLLYVHRPRGDYDPEATLPALDRLVDEGLVRNVGVSNFEPDQLDRALDVLDAPLAAHQTELHPLFYRPELLEHAREHGYDVVAYSPLAGGRVREVDAVRSVAAAHDATPEAVAIAWATAKEPVAAIPKASSERHLHANLAAADLDLAPDEVAAIDAVEREEELFPE; via the coding sequence ATGGACCTCCCGCCCGTCGGCCTCGGCACGATGGGGATAGACGACCCCGACCCGGTCGCGACCGCGCTCTCGGTCGGCTACCGCCACCTCGACACCGCACGGATCTACGGCAACGAGGGCGTCGTCGGCGAGGGGCTCGCCGCGGGGCTGGCCGACGGCGACCTCGACCGCGAGGACGTGACCGTCGCGACGAAGCTGTGGATCGATGACCTCGCCGCCGACGAGGTCGGCCCGGCCGCCCGCGAGAGCGCCGACCGGCTCGGCGTCGAGGCGCTCGACCTGCTGTACGTCCACCGGCCGCGGGGCGACTACGACCCGGAAGCGACGCTCCCGGCGCTCGACCGCCTGGTCGACGAGGGGCTCGTCCGGAACGTCGGCGTCTCGAACTTCGAGCCCGATCAGCTGGACCGCGCTCTCGACGTCCTCGACGCGCCGCTCGCGGCCCACCAGACAGAGCTGCACCCGCTGTTCTACAGGCCCGAGTTGCTGGAGCACGCCCGCGAGCACGGCTACGACGTGGTCGCCTACTCGCCGTTGGCCGGCGGCCGGGTGCGCGAGGTCGACGCCGTCCGATCGGTCGCGGCGGCGCACGACGCGACGCCCGAGGCGGTCGCGATCGCGTGGGCGACCGCCAAGGAGCCGGTCGCCGCGATCCCGAAGGCGTCGAGCGAGCGCCACCTCCACGCGAACCTCGCGGCCGCCGACCTCGACCTCGCCCCGGACGAGGTCGCCGCGATCGACGCGGTCGAGCGCGAGGAGGAGCTGTTCCCGGAGTAG
- a CDS encoding CBS domain-containing protein: MNIVDIAVPEYVEIDVDTRLAKVRSIFERENPKGIVVTEDGEYVGVVGEKQLMRSRMEDDTKVSAVMKPAPSVDRHEDVRETARLLVEGDVKIAPVYEGEKLYGIVTVDQILEAVLDSLDAITVAQVATEDVIGINEKDSVGRAINRLRENGISRLPALDEDGRLVGVVTTNDIVEFVVRDQERQGSGDRAGDIDRMLDIPVYDIMSSPVVTATADETAQAVVERMFDNEVSGLVVTPDGADTVAGMVTKTDVLRALTFTEQDSMDVQITNVDLLDTTTREHIVESIEQVADKYAAMHVIHAHVRLHAHKEKLRGTPLIQCQIRLRTNEGQVGGSGEGYGAEHAFHVALDKLERNVLEIKGVNADEEYRGQLLRKLGEL; this comes from the coding sequence ATGAATATCGTTGATATCGCGGTGCCGGAATACGTCGAGATCGACGTCGACACGCGACTCGCCAAGGTCCGGTCCATCTTCGAGCGCGAGAACCCGAAGGGGATCGTCGTCACCGAGGACGGCGAGTACGTCGGCGTGGTCGGGGAGAAGCAGCTCATGCGCTCGCGCATGGAGGACGACACGAAGGTGTCGGCCGTGATGAAGCCCGCGCCCTCCGTCGACCGCCACGAGGACGTGCGGGAGACGGCCCGCCTCCTCGTCGAGGGCGACGTGAAGATCGCGCCCGTCTACGAGGGCGAGAAGCTCTACGGGATCGTCACGGTCGACCAGATCCTCGAGGCCGTCCTCGACAGCCTCGACGCGATCACCGTCGCGCAGGTCGCGACGGAGGACGTCATCGGGATAAACGAGAAGGACAGCGTCGGCCGCGCGATCAACCGCCTCCGCGAGAACGGGATCTCTCGGCTCCCGGCCCTCGACGAGGACGGCCGACTTGTCGGCGTCGTCACCACCAACGACATCGTCGAGTTCGTCGTCCGCGACCAGGAGCGACAGGGCAGCGGCGACCGCGCCGGCGACATCGACCGGATGCTCGACATCCCCGTCTACGACATCATGTCGAGCCCCGTCGTCACCGCGACCGCCGACGAGACCGCGCAGGCCGTCGTCGAGCGCATGTTCGACAACGAGGTCTCCGGACTCGTCGTGACTCCGGACGGCGCCGACACCGTCGCCGGGATGGTGACGAAGACCGACGTGCTCCGCGCGCTCACGTTCACCGAGCAGGACTCGATGGACGTCCAGATCACCAACGTGGACCTGCTGGACACGACCACCCGCGAGCACATCGTCGAGTCGATCGAGCAGGTCGCCGACAAGTACGCCGCGATGCACGTCATCCACGCGCACGTCCGCCTCCACGCGCACAAGGAGAAGCTCCGCGGCACGCCCCTCATCCAGTGTCAGATCCGCCTCCGGACCAACGAGGGCCAGGTCGGCGGCTCCGGCGAGGGGTACGGCGCCGAACACGCCTTCCACGTCGCGCTCGACAAGCTGGAGCGCAACGTCTTGGAGATCAAGGGCGTCAACGCCGACGAGGAGTACCGCGGCCAGCTGCTCCGCAAGCTCGGCGAGCTGTGA